Below is a genomic region from Kwoniella shivajii chromosome 10, complete sequence.
TGCATGATGAAAATTGTCTACCTATATACATACAGCTAAATGAAGCGATATCCCGCTATTCCTTTCTATCCTAAATCCAATTCACAATTTGCTTGCGACAAACTCAGCTTAAATGAGGTTTTCACCTTCAAGgatcatgatgatggctGTAATTGTGGAAAAGTAAATCAGTCTCTGTGTCCGATTGCAGTGTGGTGAACGAGTATACTCACAATGAACGATCTCGGGCACAGTATCGTGTCTAAGGTCACAAACCAAATCTGCGTCTGTTGGGGGTTCGTATGTGTCATCTACACCGGCAAGGTTCTTCAATTCACCATTTCTAGCTCTCTTGTATAAACCTCTTCTGTCAACTTTTTCACACCATTCCAAAGGAGTAGCGACGTGTACCAAGAAGAAATTTCCATTGACGATTTTTCTAATTGCTTGTCTTGACCTTTCGTATGGTGCGACGGGAGCGGCAATGACTGCTGCACCTGCTTTTGTTAATTCGGAAGCTACAAAAGCGATTCTTTGAAGGTTGATATGTTTCTCTTCGGGTGTAATGGCTCGGTTGATTTTAGGATCTAAATCACCTCTTAATTCTTCACCTAACAAAAGTGAGACTGATCGAGAaccttgttgttgtaatGTGACTTGTAGAGCTCTTGCGATTGTATCTTTTCCTGAATTGTGTAAACCACTGATGAGGATAGTGAAACCTTGTTGAGGTCTTGGTGGATAAGAGTCTCTCAGGACTTTTACGACACCAGTGTAAGAGAACCAATCTGGGATAGCGGCACCTGTTCTCAATCTCTTTCGAAGTTCGGTACCGGAGATATCAGCTGTAGGTGTACCTTTTGGTACTTCATCGACTGGTTGATATTCGTCTGTTCCAGGAAGATATGTCATAGCTTGGAAAGGAACCATTTCGATGGAAAGTTCATCCTTGAATTGAGTGACAAGTTCCTGAGCATCGTAAGGACCGTAAAAGTCTTTTCCTTGAGAGTTTTTACCTGGTCCAGCGTGGTCTCGACCAACGATCTAAAGTAAAGGTTAGACGTGTCAGCTGAAATATCTCTCAGTTTTATACATACATTGTAAGCTGGTTTTATGTGATATAGGAATTGACTTACAAAGTGGGTAGCACCAAAGTTCTTTCTGATGATAGCGTGCCAGACAGCTTCTCTTGGACCTGCCATTCTCATGGCGAGGGGTAATAAAGCCAAATGAGCCATTCCTTCGGGGTATGAAGGCATCAAAGCTTGATAAGCTCTAACTCTAGTGTAATGGTCTACATCTCCTGGTTTAGTCAAACCGACCACAGGATGAATCAAGACATTTGctcttctttgtcttgcAGCTCTAACGGTAAGCTCTCTGTGAGCTCGGTGCATTGGGTTTCTAGTTTGGAAAGCGACCACTTTTCTCCAAGCTAATTTATGGAAATGAGCTCGAAGTTCCGAGGGAGTGAATCGTAAAGGTACATAATCGTAATGTGTGGGTGCAGAGATAGCTTGTACTTTTCCGCCAACGTAGAACTCTTTAACGGAGTTGTGGAGATAAGCGACAGCAGGATGAGCGATGTCATCGGCTCCCATGACGGCTTCAGCTTCGAGGTGTTTGTCAGGCGTATAGATGTCAGAGACTGTTCAACAGATCTTGTTAGTGAACTAAATCATGGGAATTATGTGGGCGTATAGCTTTTTGTTAAACTTACCAGTCAAAATAGCCAAAGCAGCATCGTCCCTAGGATCTCTGAGAGCAACTCTAGCACCTTCTTGAAGTGACAATCGTTCGATATCCTCCTTAGAAACATCGA
It encodes:
- a CDS encoding sulfate adenylyltransferase, which codes for MANTPHGGILKDLVVRDAPQHNELQEEARNLKDIFLTERQLCDLELILNGGFSPLEGFMNEQDYISVRDTLRLVPVHGQRQGTLFPMPITLDVSKEDIERLSLQEGARVALRDPRDDAALAILTVSDIYTPDKHLEAEAVMGADDIAHPAVAYLHNSVKEFYVGGKVQAISAPTHYDYVPLRFTPSELRAHFHKLAWRKVVAFQTRNPMHRAHRELTVRAARQRRANVLIHPVVGLTKPGDVDHYTRVRAYQALMPSYPEGMAHLALLPLAMRMAGPREAVWHAIIRKNFGATHFIVGRDHAGPGKNSQGKDFYGPYDAQELVTQFKDELSIEMVPFQAMTYLPGTDEYQPVDEVPKGTPTADISGTELRKRLRTGAAIPDWFSYTGVVKVLRDSYPPRPQQGFTILISGLHNSGKDTIARALQVTLQQQGSRSVSLLLGEELRGDLDPKINRAITPEEKHINLQRIAFVASELTKAGAAVIAAPVAPYERSRQAIRKIVNGNFFLVHVATPLEWCEKVDRRGLYKRARNGELKNLAGVDDTYEPPTDADLVCDLRHDTVPEIVHSIIMILEGENLI